From the genome of Penaeus chinensis breed Huanghai No. 1 chromosome 13, ASM1920278v2, whole genome shotgun sequence:
GAAATCAGATGTCAGGAGACAAATGAAGTCCTTGAGATGCGAGGTGTTACAAGAACCTCACGGGCTTCACAGTTAGCTGCTGAGGTAAGTTTTGGATGAGGAGTGTTTTAGCCCTGTTTTAGTTAAATGAGTCGCTGAAATGGGTTTTTCCTCTGTTGATAAGCTATTTATGTACAGCAAGAAAAGTTAAGAGTTGAATAGAAAGTAACTAAACACCCCTAATTTTATGGAGCACAAGACTAGCATTTCATCTCTGGTCAtcccatgttttttgtttttaaaatggaAAGTTATTGTTAAATTTGTTTCTTCCCATCTTGCTCTTATGAACTGTTATATTAATCAtgtaaaagaaatattgataacaagcCTTATTTTTCTTGAAGCTTAAATGTTGCTGATGCATCTTGGTTAATTGTATCTGTATCaggtatacatatacttttaaatGAAGATTTAATAAAAATACATCAGATCTATCATCTGCACTATGAAgttcttcattctcattcgtactaTTTCCTATAatagaacatatatttatatgtatatttgaaagacaaagaaagacaaaattatGTATTTCAGTATAGCATATTAGCTGCACCagcagggtaagggaaggggagagagtcctAGAGGATGGAATGGGTGTAGTGTAGACTCTGATAACCAGAAAGGGGTGTAGGGTAAAGAGCTAATGATGTGTGGAGGCAACTTGGCTGAATGTTAAAGTTCAAAGATGTACTAATTTGAGGCATCTTGGTGTTTAGGGATTTATGATGGAAAATGTGGACGggaaaaataactatatatgtatatacacgtatactctTTTCTGCCACATGCTGATTTCTTCGTAATGATTTTACAGGTTGAAGATTACAGAGTTAAAGTTGCACTTCTCCGTGAACAGCTCGAGGCAGAAATTGATCAGCTGAGGGCTCTTAAACTCTCAGCTGACAATTTGGATAATCAAAACCAAGAAAAAGGTTAGTAATTCTTCCTTGTTTTAATttgtattagatatgtatattgatgtaaggcttgggtgtatgtgcatatgtaatctCTGTTTTATTGTGGCTGGAATAAACAatgcacttttctttttttgttgttattattataattgtattattattgttgttgttgttactatttctattatcagtactgttgtttttttattccagGCCTGGAGTTATTGGGAGGATACCAGGGACTCCACAGGCAGTTGGTCCATGTCAGAGGCCTACAGGATGTAACCAGCGGTGACTGGGAGAGCCTTAGAGAGGCCTGCACCTGCCTCGGGGAGTGGCGCAGAATGCTTGTGTCCCAGTTACCCTTGATTTACCCAATTACTCAAGTAAGTTATACCCTTTGTATGTCTTGTTTTGGGGAATAAGGGATCagatattagtattaattataCCTGTCAGTCCTTAGCTCAATGCCATCGGGAatattctctgtttattttttatttttttgtgaaacgtctctgcacatagatggctctgcaagtgcttagccacaaaggagtcagatAGTAGCCctcgtgaccttacctgatttcacctttccttgaattggttaaaagaactttttttattaatgctatgaatattgatggtgttatttttattattgttatgataattactataaggtTATTGACATCAGTAgctgcaatataagataacataaaatattttcaaaaatcaatgataaaggtaaacaagtgagacaggtagtacttgtaattggcgaCTTAAtacttgtggagtcatctatgtgtaagaaCTAAAATAAACTCATAGTGGTTTTGGCCATTTTCCAGTGATGCACCCCCTATTAATTTTctgaaatatgatatatttacaggAGAGTGATGGCAAGAAGCATAGAATATGTGGCGTCCATTTGCCAGATGCAGAGAACTATGACAACTGTAATGAAGTGGCTCTCAGTGTAGGGCTGGGTTTTGTAGCACATTTAATTGTCCTCATGGCACACCTCTTGCATGTCCCCTTGCGCTACCCTGTTACTCCAAATGGATCACTGGCCACCATCACTGACACGACTTCTTTACAGCTTCGGGACAGTGAGAGGGAGTAAGTTGAGCTTTTCTAACATGCGTACTATGAGTGTGATGTTTTGTCTGGTTGAGGAGATGGTTTATCACTTAGGGGTTACCTTTTCTAATtagatattttgtattattagttCAGCtgtgaatgtagatatatatattggatatgtgtgtatggtaaTAACATGGGATTTTATTCTGACTACAGGTTTCCTCTATACacccgaggaaaagagagggagaagctgCATTTTCAATATGGTGTGTTTCTGCTCAATAAGAACATTGCACAGATACGATGGTACTGTGGTATTCCAACACCAGACCTCAGGCAAACTCTGCCAAATCTGAGTGCTCTTATGATGAAGATTACTCAGTCCAGGTGATTGTCTTTTTGATGTCTTATTGAGTTATGCATAAGAAATATTTTAATCCACTGTTGATATGACAGTTAACCTTCTTTGTTTTGTTAAAACAATTTGTGCATGCAACTTTtcattagaaattatatatatatatatatatatttccagcaTTGGTGGTAACCAGCCAATGGCAGTGATGCCAGATGTTCTAGTGCCTCCCCCTGCATCACCTGTTCCTGTAAATCTTGAAGTGCGAACTCCTGCAACTCTCTTGCATCAGCAGCGGTCTCCACGCCTCCCTCTGAATCCCTTGGCTCGCAGCATGTCTCAGGATAATACAAAGGTTCCCTCAAGTATTGCTGACCCTCAAGATAGTTCTGCAGAGTGGAAACTGGGTAAATCCGATAGCGAGACTGATTCCACCAGTGAGACTTCGCCAATTAATGCATCCCTCTATGTAAGAGAAGCAGTTCCTCTGAGTGGAGAAGGTAGAACTGGAAAGTTTGTATTTGTAGACAAAGTTAACCACACTCTAGTTGATTCAGGTCATGGTGATCACCATAATATAGATGAAAGGTTATCTCATTCCAATGGGTTTAGTTTTTCATTAGATAATGGCCTCAATCACATTGGTGGAAAACACAATCCCTATTACAAGAT
Proteins encoded in this window:
- the LOC125031452 gene encoding UV radiation resistance-associated protein-like isoform X2, with the translated sequence MEAAKASPDEPDGVRFTSQQQVVQLWTYQYALRLRHLSQVVGRNLRGHGTYPAPNPDCPLPSKSPRPLATHGYYYTIHTPKNKDEIYSSELQSTCNPNWVDLQQENISPINLRSLKGIIIRLWFKPETQKEKAHLVTSWGIHFSGLIPIGPVLPYDHDNYEPNTLVLKLRHMFYTAPGSYHQSEPGKLLPLLRFGFSLPLSETKRCYTVSSLSRLHSTKRAQRQQEIRCQETNEVLEMRGVTRTSRASQLAAEVEDYRVKVALLREQLEAEIDQLRALKLSADNLDNQNQEKGLELLGGYQGLHRQLVHVRGLQDVTSGDWESLREACTCLGEWRRMLVSQLPLIYPITQESDGKKHRICGVHLPDAENYDNCNEVALSVGLGFVAHLIVLMAHLLHVPLRYPVTPNGSLATITDTTSLQLRDSEREFPLYTRGKEREKLHFQYGVFLLNKNIAQIRWYCGIPTPDLRQTLPNLSALMMKITQSSIGGNQPMAVMPDVLVPPPASPVPVNLEVRTPATLLHQQRSPRLPLNPLARSMSQDNTKVPSSIADPQDSSAEWKLGKSDSETDSTSETSPINASLYVREAVPLSGEVSERHQVQ